A genome region from Purpureocillium takamizusanense chromosome 8, complete sequence includes the following:
- the SFH5 gene encoding Non-classical phosphatidylinositol transfer protein (PITP) (TransMembrane:1 (o296-315i)~COG:I~antiSMASH:Cluster_8.2~EggNog:ENOG503P036) produces the protein MTTTEQAPASNTTPVAEKPTAVDAPAAETAAAAAVPAASNGTDAAAAAPVPAAAAPPNGIDAPAPAVKTLASTDAATGSGVAGADITTKTTVAAETPLSKLTGRLPTMLDQVGHTEMWGVELSVSPDHAPSQVILQKFLRANNGDAAAAEKQLVAALEWRKKVNPAALVSEVFDGAKFGGLGYVTVHADPATGKETVITWNIYGSVKNNKATFGNVQEFIKWRAALMELGVQKLHLNDIQERIPEGPDAADPYQMLQVHDYQSVSFFRMDPDVKSASKETIQTFSTAYPELLAHKFFVNVPAIMGWVFGAMKFFLAPATLRKFHPMTSGTTLATELKGIVGSLPKEYGGQGPSVKDGETVKLQTTSEQPQGAKEDGPKTATVTKTEGEAKTPEAGKRDDAAVTAELPAAAPVEAKTDAAPVAASEAKTEPVEPVKAAEVEETKPAEPVTEPTPEPVEALAEKADAPQQANKEVAA, from the exons AGCAAGCTCCCGCGTCCAACACGACGCCGGTGGCGGAGAAGCCCactgccgtcgacgctcccgcggcggagactgctgctgcagcagctgtcCCTGCCGCATCCAACGGCActgacgcggccgccgccgctcccgttcccgctgctgctgcgccgcccaacggcatcgacgcgcCTGCACCCGCCGTCAAGACACTCGCCAGCACCGATGCCGCCACCGGCTCAggtgtcgccggcgccgacatcaCAACCAAGACCAccgtggccgccgagacGCCCCTTTCTAAGCTCACAGGTCGCCTCCCCACCATGCTCGACCAGGTTGGCCATACCGAGATGTGGGGCGTCGAGCTCTCCGTGTCCCCCGACCACGCGCCCTCGCAGGTCATACTGCAAAAGTTTCTGCGCGCCAACAatggcgatgccgctgccgccgagaagcagctcgtcgcggccctcgagtGGCGCAAAAAGGTCAATCCTGCTGCCCTCGTCTCCGAGGTCTTTGACGGCGCCAAGTTTGGCGGTCTGGGCTACGTGACGGTTCACGCCGACCCCGCCACGGGCAAGGAGACGGTCATCACCTGGAACATTTACGGCTCCGTCAAGAACAACAAGGCCACGTTTGGCAACGTGCAAGA GTTCATCAAGTGGCGTGCCGCCCTCATGGAGCTCGGCGTTCAGAAGCTGCACCTCAACGACATCCAGGAGCGCATTCCCGAgggccccgacgccgccgacccctACCAGATGCTCCAGGTGCACGACTACCAGTCCGTCAGCTTCTTCCGCATGGACCCCGACGTCAAGTCCGCCAGCAAGGAGACGATCCAGACCTTTTCCACAGCGTACCCGGAGCTGCTAGCCCACAAGTTCTTCGTCAACGTGCCTGCCATCATGGGCTGGGTCTTTGGCGCCATGAAGTTCTtcctcgcgcccgcgacgctgcGCAAATTTCACCCCATGACGTCTGGCACCACCCTGGCGACGgagctcaagggcatcgtcggcagcctGCCCAAGGAGTACGGCGGTCAGGGTCCGAGCGTCAAAGATGGCGAGACAGTCAAGCTGCAGACGACTTCGGAGCAGCCGCAGGGTGCCAAGGAGGATGGCCCCAAGACGGCGACTGTGACCAAgaccgagggcgaggccaagaccCCAGAAGCTGGCAAgcgcgatgacgccgccgtgacgGCCGAGCTtcccgctgcggcgcccgTGGAGGCCAAGACCGATGCCGCTCCTGTCGCGGCATCGGAGGCGAAAACGGAGCCCGTCGAGCCTGTCAAGGcagccgaggtcgaggagacTAAGCCTGCCGAGCCGGTCACCGAGCCCACCCCCGAGCCGGTGGAGGCGTTGGCAGAGAAAGCCGATGCCCCGCAGCAGGCCAACAAGGAGGTCGCCGCTTGA